From Coffea arabica cultivar ET-39 chromosome 2e, Coffea Arabica ET-39 HiFi, whole genome shotgun sequence, the proteins below share one genomic window:
- the LOC140036302 gene encoding uncharacterized protein → MHLAYADDVIIFSSGGKSSLNLLKQVLEWYTYASEQRINSHKSCFLTHPRFPSQKAVIIGQTLGFQRRAFLVRYLGCPLYVGRRKMVFFADTMTAMATRILSCQNRLLSAAGRLVLVKSVLASLSVHLLAAASPPKEVFGALEKLFAGFFWGSSNSGAHRH, encoded by the coding sequence ATGCATTTGGCGTATGCTGATGATGTGATCATATTCTCCAGTGGAGGGAAATCCTCTCTCAATTTATTGAAGCAGGTGCTGGAATGGTATACTTATGCGTCCGAGCAGAGGATAAACTCCCATAAGAGTTGCTTCTTGACTCACCCCCGGTTCCCGTCACAGAAGGCTGTGATAATTGGCCAAACCCTTGGATTTCAGAGGCGAGCATTTCTAGTACGATATCTCGGTTGCCCTTTGTATGTTGGAAGGCGGAAAATGGTTTTCTTTGCAGATACAATGACTGCGATGGCGACTCGTATTCTATCTTGCCAAAATCGACTTTTATCAGCGGCAGGTAGACTGGTGTTGGTCAAGAGTGTTTTAGCTTCCCTGTCGGTTCATTTGCTAGCAGCAGCATCCCCTCCAAAAGAGGTCTTTGGGGCCTTGGAGAAGTTATTTGCAGGCTTCTTCTGGGGGTCGTCTAATTCTGGGGCCCATCGTCACTAG